The sequence aTCTAAAAGACAAAACATTGCTTGCagattaataatttcttaatttcaattcagGGCGATGCCATTTTTATCATACGATAAACtgtcgctgtttcgctttttattttcaagtgaaacgggacagcgatagttttatcgcgcgatagaaacggcgtcgcgcgtgtaaTGCTATGCTTGCAGGACtgaagataaatatatatttctgcAAAACTGTAAAAccatttgaaaaacaaaatattgagaaatacatacatttatcacgtcttaatcccatagtggtagacagagtcaacaatctcaaaaagacggaaaggccacattcagatgtttggcctaatgatgaaattaagaataaaatagtgacaggttggtagcccatcgcgtcaaagatgaatcccaaattAACATAAGCCACATAAGTGCGcgcgtaaataaaaaaaaaactaatcatGGCCGCCAAGAACCGGTTTAATTCACAAAATTTACGTTTGATAAACGTATTTATACTGCGATGATGGATATTTCTTCACTTTGTTCCTGAGACTGTGATGACCGCCATAATCAGACCTTCCTGGTATACCCATTTCATCGAAATAATTCTCAATAAGTCTTGATGATAGCACTTTTGTTAAGAAATTAACGAAGAAaccttttttcaattcgaaaaaCATCGATGGCtcgtcatttttgaaatgGACTATTTCCGATtctgcaaataaaatacaagaatTCACGTCTGTCCGTATCCCTTACGGTGTAAGTGAAGCCTACAGTTTTGATatggattttaaatttaatttaaagccTTAAAGttcatcccaagtttatgagcttttctcttaattgacttttacaacctacacaggaagagaagcagctgttACAGAACAAAAAACATAGTATGTACCAGacactatgttttttgttcGGTAACAGTCCAGCATTTAAACTTGCAtagcttagtcgccttttacgacatccatgggaaagagatggtgagtggtcctaatcttttttgtattggtgccgggaaccgcacggcacggaaattattttcttactcAAATTGGTTGGAGTCCTTCCACTCCTGTGTGTTTGACCGAAGGCAGCCTCTTTGGCTATCTCGATGACCTTGTCGAGGTACTTCATTGTTGTGCTGCGTCTAAATTTAGGCTCGTTGACGAATTCTTGTACTGCACCGACAATCTGTGCCcgtttgtgaaaaaaatttaataaaaaaattaacatatataaaagcgaGTGTTTAATGAACTCATAAATGTTTCATGAAATATAAGCAAACAGAAGGATTTGTAGGTGTCGTGAAGAAAACTGTAGAACAAGATATGTAGATTGCACTGTATTGTCACAATACTTTTAAGGATATTTTACACTTTCACAATATGCACTGATGAACTaattgattattaaaattaaaaggacTTTAAATTACCATAATCAATAAGTTGgactaataaaacaataacttcAATTCGGTTTGGCGCTAATCATACAatttttgttccttttttttttaatttcacttgTTTTCCAGCCAGTACTACCTACTAACGAATGAGGTTATGTCTCATTTTAACTGCCTGTTTGACCAGCGAGGCATCTAGATCCTAACCAGAGGGCTTTAGGTCAAAGATTAAGCATTGTTGCAGTGGGCAAGCGTTTTACAGGAATAGGTACTAAACAATTTATactagttttacattcattcatgttttttaatgtagacaatgttcattcgtccatgatttagatttaagagatcttctatatttgtatattgacgtccgatgaaaatgctgcagtgtagtttgttccgccgcttcttctacacatgcgctttggaagcggtagtagttataattagatttaagtgatgtgacgtcaataagtgataccttgtatcctattttgaaaataaatctattcttttttattctataaattacgagtttttatattcttttaatggacaatgtgaaaaaaatcgggggaAAAATATTCATCATAGAGGGCATCAgtgatgccaaaaataactattccacgcggtcgaagtcgc is a genomic window of Amyelois transitella isolate CPQ chromosome 28, ilAmyTran1.1, whole genome shotgun sequence containing:
- the LOC132903587 gene encoding uncharacterized protein LOC132903587, whose translation is MIVGAVQEFVNEPKFRRSTTMKYLDKVIEIAKEAAFGQTHRSGRTPTNLKSEIVHFKNDEPSMFFELKKGFFVNFLTKVLSSRLIENYFDEMGIPGRSDYGGHHSLRNKVKKYPSSQYKYVYQT